Within Candidatus Poribacteria bacterium, the genomic segment GTTGCCTGAGGGCGACAAGGTGCGCGACGCGCTGCCGAATCACTGTCTCCGAATCGTCGAGCAGCGCGAGAACGAGGGCTGGGTCGCGATCTCCGCCACGCTCGCCGCGCGCAGCTAGCTGCGTCGATAGACCTCCGAGCCGTCGACGAGCGTCTGCACGACTTCCCACTCCGGCGAGAACAGAACCGCGTCCGCGCGTTTCCCCGGTTCCAGCGAACCCAGCTCGACTTCGAGCCCAAGGCGTCGAGCCGGGTTGTGCGACGCCATACGCACCGCTTCCGCGATCCCGACGCCGATGCGCTCGTGGGCGACTCTCACGGCGTCGATCATGCGGATCGTCGAGCTCGCGTAGCCGGACGCATCGGGCATCATCGCGACGCCATTCCTCACAACGAACGGCACGCCCTCGCCTCGGCGACCGAACTCGTACTCGCCGTCGGGCATGCCCGCCGCCCGCTGGGCGTCCGTGACGATCAAGACGCCATCGACGCCTTTGCATCGCACGGCGAGGCGCATCAGCTCGTCGGGCACGTGGTGACCGTCGGCGATCAGCTCGGTCGTCATGCCGTCCAGGAGCAGCGACGCCTCGACTAGACCGCCGATCCTCGCCGGGCCCCGCTTCGTCACCGAGGACATCGCATTGTAGAGGTGCGTCGAGTGGCGGAGCCCCCAACCGACCGCCTCCTCGACCTGCGGATAGGTCGCTTCGGAGTGCCCCGCGCTGGCGACGATCCCGCGTTCCGTGAGCGCGCGGATGAGTCCTTCGCTGCCGGGCAGTTCCGGGGCGAGCGTCATCCAGCGAACCTCGTCCCGTTCCAGCAGCGGCATGTAGTCGTCGGGACGGGGCGCGCGGATGTAGCGGGCGAGGTGACATCCGCGCTTGGCGGGGCTGAAGTAGGGCCCCTCGACGTGGACGCCGAGCAGTCGCGCGCCTCCCGCGCCGCTCGCCATGGCTTCCGCGACGCTATCCATCGTACGCATGAACCCGCCGAGCGAGTCTGCGCCGGTGGTCGCCAGCAGAGACGTTGTTCCACCGGTCGCGTGGTAGCCGGCGATGCGTTGGGCGTCGGACGCTGCTCCGTCCATGAAATCGGAGCCCGCGCCGCCGTGGATATGGACGTCAATGAATCCGGGAGCGATATAGAGCCCGCTCGCGTCGACGATCCGCCATCCCGACCGTGAGTCCGGCGGCGATATCCATCTGCCGGCTTCGATCCAGAGACCGTCGGCATTCGGTTCGACACGGAACGGTGTGATCCGCGTTCCGTTGAGGATGGCGGTGCGTTCGGAAGTCGGCTGGGGAGCGGCGATGTCGGCGCGAGGCATCAGCGCCTCCGGGATGAACCGGCGGCGAGATCGCCCGGCGAACACCGCAGCACCGCGCAGACGCGCTCTACGGCGGTCGGCGAAGCGGCTGGGAAGAAGAGCGCCGAGTAGAGCACGGACGGGCCCACCTGCCGAGCCACCGCCATCAGCGAAAGCCGCCTCGATTCCAGCACCGCTTGTACGCGTTCGGGACTGGCTCGCTCGAGGCGCGGCGTCGCAGGTTTCAGTGACGTCGCGGATGGACATTCTGCGCGAAGCGCGGTCACGATCGAGCTCCTCGCCGTGAAGGGCGGTAGGATGTCAGGACTCGGCAGCGTCCAAGTCGACGTCCAGATCGTTCGCAACGTGCCGTCGGGGCGGCGTCATCGGCAACACTCGACTGGGCTGCTCGGACGACGACTCGCCGAAGTAGTCGGCGCGTGAGATGATTCTGTCGCCATGCGGGTCATACGCCTGGACGAACCGACCGTCGCGGAACACGGTCACATGGTTCGTTTCCTCGCTGACCGCGATCGCCACCAGCACTTCGTCGAGTGACGACCCGTAGATCGCCGCGCTGTGACGGGCACTGCCGTCCATGAGCCGCTCGACCTTCGAATAGACCTTATAGGATCGCACTCCCTCGACCATCTGGCGCGTTCGGACGATGATGCCGCACAGGTCGACGATGAGGGCTCCGTCGCGTTCCTCGTAGCCCAGCACGTCGCCCTCGTCGCTCAGCCGGAGCTCCTTGCCACCCATGTACTCGAAGACGTTGTAGGCGTTGGGCGAGAAGATGTGCGGCTGACGGTCGATGCCTCGGAACTCGTCATGATCGAGGTACTCCGCCTGTCCTTCGTGGAAGTCGGAGAAATGCCCCGGATCCATGTTCCGCGCGTCGACGAGCAGCACGAGCAGACCTCGGTTGTGCTGGGTCTCGACGCTTTCGAGGGCGAAGCGGCAGGCGAGCGAGGTCAACTTCTCGATGTACAGCTCGACTAACTGCGCCCGATCTTCGGCGAGCTGCTCGAACCGCCGCCGCGAGACGCTCATCTCGAGGATACGTTCCTCGACTCGTCGTTCGACCAGACCGGGGATGCCGGCTTCGGTGTCGGCACGGCTCCGCTCGGCATCGGCGAGCGCATCACGGAGTTCGTCGACCTGGCACTGGAGGGCGCGGATAGAGTCCTCGTACGCCTCGCGCTCTTCGCGGAGCTTGTCGCGCTCGCGTGCGGCGTCAAGGAGCCGGAAGTAGGTCGTCCGTCGCAGGAGCTTGATGGGCACTGGTTGCCTCGTACCACGCGAGCGCCGCCTCCCCAACCGGGCTCTTCGGGGGCTGAACCACCCGCGGCAGCCGTCCACGGCAAGCGCGGACGGAGCCGGTCGGCGAGGACAATGGAGCCTCTCATTGCGATTGATACGTCCTGCGGGTTACGGCGTTACAGCGCATTGTGCCGGGTTGGCGATGCCACAGCCGCTGTTCGCGCGATCGCTCGGCGGACCGTTGGCTACCGGTCTGCCGCCGCTCGCGCGTCGAAGTATGTCGCGTCGGGGTGATGGAACACCAGCGCCGACACACTCGCCTCGGGGTCCATCATGCCGGTCTCCGTCAGCGCCACCCCGATCTCAGCCGGGCTCAGCAAGGAGAAGAGCGTCTTCTGCTCCGCCAGGTCGGGACACGCTGGATACCCGAAGCTGTACCGGCGTCCTCGGTACTCTGTGCGGAACCGTTGCTGCATTGTCATATCGCGCGGATCGCCAAAGCCCCACATCGCGCGGACGCGGGCGTGGAGCCATTCCGCCGCCGCCTCGGCGTACTCGAAGGCGAGCGAGCCCAGGGCATGCGACATCAGGTACTTACCCGCTCGCTTCAACTCCTCGGCGCGCTCTCGGACGCCTTCGCCAGCCGTGGTGACGAACAAGCACAGATTGTCGGTTCCGCCGCCATCGACTGGAGCCACGTAGTCCGCCAGGCACAGTCGGTTCCCATCCGGCTGACGCGGGAACCGGAACGACGCGACCGTCCGCGAGTGATCGGGAGATAGGATCTCGATGGTCGAGCCGCGCGACACGCACGGGAAGAACTGATAGACGGCTCGCGCGCGCAGCCAGCCTTCTCGCGCAGACGCGGCGCGTATCTCGTCGATGAGCGCCTGTAGCTCGCGAGCGCGAGGATCGCCCGCGTCGATCTGTCGTCGGAAGCTGCCGCGCAGTCCCAGGTCTCGCCCGTAGAGCAACTGCGGATCGATGAACGGGAAGAGCTCATCCGGGTCCGGCTCGATCACGTGTCGTCGGTAGTCTGGCGGCGGCGGCACATCAGCACGTCGTACCTCCGTGCGGATCGTTGCCACGGATTCCGCCACTTCGGAGGACGGCTTCGGATCCGCCAGTTCCGCCGCTGGCGCGTCGACTCTCAGCGCCTCGCGGCTCTTGGGGTCCATGATAACATTGGCGAGTCGAAGTCCGTCCATCGCGTCCTTCGCGTAGGCGACAATCCCTTTTCCGTAGGCGGGAGCGATCCGCGACCGCGTGAACCGGTCGGAGAGCGCTGCGCCACCGACGAGCAGGGGAACTTCGATGCCCGCCGTCGTCAGGTCCTCGGCGGATGTCACCATCATCTGCGCCGACTTCACGAGCAACCCGGACAGTCCGATGATGTCCGGGCGATGCTCCTCGTACGCTTCCACGAGGCGTTCCGGCGCGACCTTGATGCCCAGATTCACGACTCGGTACCCGTTGTTCGAGAGGATGATATCGACCAGGTTCTTGCCGATGTCGTGGACATCGCCCTTCACCGTCGCGAGAATCACCGTGCCCTTGGTCGACGTCTCGGACTTCTCCATGAACGGTTCGAGGTGATCGACCGCTGCCTTCATCGCCTCGGCGCTCTGGAGCACCTCTGCCACGATGAGCTGTTTGTCGTTGAACAGCCTGCCGACCTCATCCATCCCCGCCATCAGCGGTCCGTTGATGACATCCAACGGAGATCGCTCGGCGAGCGCCAGGTTCAGGTCGTCGACCAAGCCGTCCTTCGAGCCATCGACGATGTAGCGAGCGAGTCGCTCATTGAGCGACAGGCCCTCCATCGGCGCTGACGATGTCGCTTCCTGCGCGTCCCGGAAGGCGTCGCTGAACTCCTGGATCGCCTGCTCCGAGTTTTCGAACAGAAGCCGTTCGGCAAGCGCGCGCTCCGATTCGGGGATCGACGAGTAGCGGACGAGCCGTTCCGAGTTCACGATGGCGAGGTCGAGTCCCGCTTTCGTGCAGTGGTAGAGGAACACCGAGTTGAGCGTTTCCCTGCCCGCCGGAGGCAGCCCGAACGAGACATTCGAGATGCCGAGAACGGTCTTGCACTGCGGGAACGCCTCCTTGAGCCGCCGTACGCCCTCGATGGTCTCCCAACCGGCGTTCATGTACGTTGCATCGCCGGTTCCGACGGGGAAGACGAGAGGGTCCCAGATGATGTCCTCTTCCGGGACGCCGTACTTGCCGGTCAGCAGCGCATGGCTTCGTTGCGCGATCGCTAGCTTGCGATCCGCCGTGACGCCCATGCCTTGAACCGGGTCTTCGTCAATCGTCCCGCAGACGAGCGCGGCTCCGTAGCGCCGCGCAATCGGCACGACACGCGTGAAACGTTCCTCACCGTCCTCTAGGTTCACCGAGTTGATGATCGCCTTCCCCTGGCAGAACCGGAGCGCCTCTTCGATGACGTCCGGGTCCGTCGAGTCGATCATCAGGGGAGCCCGAGTCTTGCGCACGAGGTGCGACAAGAACGAACGCATGTCGCTCAGCTCGTCGCGGTCGGGGTCCTGAAGGCATACATCGACGACGTGCGCGCCGTTGCGGACCTGAGCCCGCCCGATCTCTGCGGCTTCCTCGTGCTTGCCTTGCGCGATGAGCCGCTTGAACTTCCGGCTGCCCAGAACGTTCGTCCGCTCTCCGATCAGATAGGGTCTGCCGTCGTCTTCGAGAGCCAGGAACTCGATCCCCGAGACGCGCGTCTGGCGCACAGGAGAGGCTTGACGCGGCGCGTGCGCCTCGGCGACTGCGGAGAACGCTCGGATGTGCGCGGGCGTCGTGCCGCAGCATCCGCCGATGGCGTTGATCCAGCCGGACTCGGCGAAGCGGGCGAGGACGCGCGCCATCGATTCCGGGGTCTCGTGGTAGCTGCCGTTCTCGTCCGGCAGACCCGCGTTGGGAACGCAGGTGATGCGGGACTCGCTCTGCTGCGCGAGAGCGCGGACGTGGTCGGTCATAAAGGTCGGACCTGTCGAGCAGTTCAACCCGACGCTGAACAACGGCAAGTGCTCGACGGATGTCGCGAAGGCTTCGATGCTCTGTCCAGCGAGCATCGTCCCCATCAGCTCGATGGTGCACGACACCATCAACGGGACGTCGATCCCCGACTCCCGGATCGCGTCGAGAATCCCGACGGCGCTCGCCTTGACGTTCCGAGTATCCTGAGCCGTCTCCAGCAGCAGGAGATCGACTCCTCCGTCGATCAGCCCCAGCGCCTGCTCTCGATAGGCGGCGACCAGCTCATCCCAGGTCACGCCGCCGGTGACGGACATCGCCTTGGTGCTGGGGCCCATCGATCCGGCGACGAATCGCGGTTTGCCGCCGCTCGATCGGTCGGCGCACTCCCGCGCGAGAGCCGCAGCCAGACGGTTCAGCTCGAACGCGTCGCCTGCGAGCCCGTACTCGGACAGAACGATGCTCGTCGAGCCGAAGGTGTTCGTCTCGATGATGTCCGCGCCCGCGTCGAGGTAGCCCCGA encodes:
- the nagA gene encoding N-acetylglucosamine-6-phosphate deacetylase: MSIRDVTETCDAAPRASQSRTRTSGAGIEAAFADGGGSAGGPVRALLGALLPSRFADRRRARLRGAAVFAGRSRRRFIPEALMPRADIAAPQPTSERTAILNGTRITPFRVEPNADGLWIEAGRWISPPDSRSGWRIVDASGLYIAPGFIDVHIHGGAGSDFMDGAASDAQRIAGYHATGGTTSLLATTGADSLGGFMRTMDSVAEAMASGAGGARLLGVHVEGPYFSPAKRGCHLARYIRAPRPDDYMPLLERDEVRWMTLAPELPGSEGLIRALTERGIVASAGHSEATYPQVEEAVGWGLRHSTHLYNAMSSVTKRGPARIGGLVEASLLLDGMTTELIADGHHVPDELMRLAVRCKGVDGVLIVTDAQRAAGMPDGEYEFGRRGEGVPFVVRNGVAMMPDASGYASSTIRMIDAVRVAHERIGVGIAEAVRMASHNPARRLGLEVELGSLEPGKRADAVLFSPEWEVVQTLVDGSEVYRRS
- the metH gene encoding methionine synthase, encoding MARWTRREIEDVAAERILVVDGAMGTAIQALDLKAADYGGAELEGCNENLVRTRPEAIAGIHRGYLDAGADIIETNTFGSTSIVLSEYGLAGDAFELNRLAAALARECADRSSGGKPRFVAGSMGPSTKAMSVTGGVTWDELVAAYREQALGLIDGGVDLLLLETAQDTRNVKASAVGILDAIRESGIDVPLMVSCTIELMGTMLAGQSIEAFATSVEHLPLFSVGLNCSTGPTFMTDHVRALAQQSESRITCVPNAGLPDENGSYHETPESMARVLARFAESGWINAIGGCCGTTPAHIRAFSAVAEAHAPRQASPVRQTRVSGIEFLALEDDGRPYLIGERTNVLGSRKFKRLIAQGKHEEAAEIGRAQVRNGAHVVDVCLQDPDRDELSDMRSFLSHLVRKTRAPLMIDSTDPDVIEEALRFCQGKAIINSVNLEDGEERFTRVVPIARRYGAALVCGTIDEDPVQGMGVTADRKLAIAQRSHALLTGKYGVPEEDIIWDPLVFPVGTGDATYMNAGWETIEGVRRLKEAFPQCKTVLGISNVSFGLPPAGRETLNSVFLYHCTKAGLDLAIVNSERLVRYSSIPESERALAERLLFENSEQAIQEFSDAFRDAQEATSSAPMEGLSLNERLARYIVDGSKDGLVDDLNLALAERSPLDVINGPLMAGMDEVGRLFNDKQLIVAEVLQSAEAMKAAVDHLEPFMEKSETSTKGTVILATVKGDVHDIGKNLVDIILSNNGYRVVNLGIKVAPERLVEAYEEHRPDIIGLSGLLVKSAQMMVTSAEDLTTAGIEVPLLVGGAALSDRFTRSRIAPAYGKGIVAYAKDAMDGLRLANVIMDPKSREALRVDAPAAELADPKPSSEVAESVATIRTEVRRADVPPPPDYRRHVIEPDPDELFPFIDPQLLYGRDLGLRGSFRRQIDAGDPRARELQALIDEIRAASAREGWLRARAVYQFFPCVSRGSTIEILSPDHSRTVASFRFPRQPDGNRLCLADYVAPVDGGGTDNLCLFVTTAGEGVRERAEELKRAGKYLMSHALGSLAFEYAEAAAEWLHARVRAMWGFGDPRDMTMQQRFRTEYRGRRYSFGYPACPDLAEQKTLFSLLSPAEIGVALTETGMMDPEASVSALVFHHPDATYFDARAAADR